Proteins from a single region of Veillonellaceae bacterium:
- a CDS encoding HlyC/CorC family transporter: MKLLAVLMLVLMNGFFVIAEFSLLKIRKTRLEELVHQGNRRAQLALKVVSSFDTYLSATQLGITLASLALGWLGEPAVSSLIGPLILTYLPELDWLISTISTVIGFTIITFLHIVFGELVPKSMAIQQAERYALFAVWPLYIFHKVGYPLILVFNKAAKTVLAFLGVKAANEADLAHSEEELRMIVSASQRGGVLDQMESELIDNVFDFADRLAREVMVPRQDMICLFADDSFDENMKIVHETHHTRYPLCVEDKDHVIGMIHIRDLMDFDMCDSADKDLKTIMREILVVPEGMSVAKLLQVMRRKRIHLAVVADEYGGTAGLVALQDVLEQIVGDIQDEHDDAVETEILRLNDGYEFDGRVLLDDVLELLDIKLEDHEEDTIGGYIFGLLGRRPEVSDKVNIGNYVFEVLKVNGFRIVRVKATLLPQLIVKDSEMVD; encoded by the coding sequence ATGAAATTGTTGGCGGTTTTGATGCTGGTGTTAATGAATGGTTTTTTTGTTATAGCTGAGTTTTCACTGCTTAAAATACGTAAGACAAGGCTTGAGGAATTAGTGCATCAGGGCAATCGGAGAGCTCAACTGGCTTTAAAAGTAGTTTCATCATTTGATACCTATTTAAGCGCTACGCAACTAGGCATTACATTAGCATCACTAGCGCTGGGTTGGCTGGGTGAGCCAGCAGTTTCCTCATTAATAGGACCTTTAATCCTGACCTATTTACCAGAGCTTGATTGGCTTATCTCAACTATCAGTACTGTGATTGGTTTTACTATTATTACTTTTTTGCATATTGTTTTTGGGGAATTGGTACCAAAATCAATGGCCATTCAGCAGGCGGAAAGGTATGCCTTATTTGCAGTATGGCCGTTATACATTTTCCATAAGGTGGGCTATCCTCTCATTCTGGTATTTAATAAAGCTGCTAAAACAGTCCTGGCCTTTCTTGGAGTTAAAGCTGCTAATGAGGCTGATTTGGCTCATTCTGAGGAAGAATTGCGCATGATCGTCAGTGCCAGTCAGCGTGGCGGTGTACTTGATCAAATGGAAAGTGAGCTTATTGACAATGTTTTTGATTTTGCGGACCGCTTAGCACGCGAAGTAATGGTGCCGCGTCAAGACATGATATGCTTATTTGCGGACGATTCATTTGATGAAAACATGAAAATAGTGCACGAAACCCATCACACACGATATCCTTTGTGCGTTGAAGATAAAGATCACGTCATTGGCATGATTCATATTCGCGATTTAATGGATTTTGATATGTGTGATAGCGCCGACAAAGATTTAAAAACTATCATGAGGGAAATCCTCGTAGTACCTGAAGGTATGTCAGTTGCAAAACTCCTCCAAGTTATGCGGCGTAAAAGGATTCATTTAGCGGTGGTTGCAGACGAATACGGCGGAACCGCCGGATTGGTAGCTTTGCAGGATGTTCTGGAACAAATTGTCGGTGATATTCAAGATGAGCATGATGATGCTGTCGAAACTGAGATCTTGCGATTAAACGATGGTTATGAGTTTGACGGCAGGGTTCTTTTGGATGATGTATTAGAGCTTTTAGATATTAAATTAGAAGATCATGAAGAAGATACCATTGGAGGGTATATATTTGGACTTTTAGGCAGGCGTCCAGAAGTTAGCGATAAAGTCAATATCGGGAACTATGTCTTCGAAGTGTTAAAGGTTAATGGATTTCGTATCGTTAGGGTAAAAGCCACGCTTCTTCCTCAACTAATAGTTAAGGATTCCGAGATGGTCGATTAA
- a CDS encoding DUF4342 domain-containing protein, which yields MEEITLEKIDLIRERTGLSYREAKDALERSNGNVVDALIELEGKKQTRWTEEFSLKSTEVIDKVKELLHEGNVNKIRIKNDGKTLVEIPVSIGAIGAIALPQLAALGVLVAVFKRCTIEVVRGEGGENADEQPVEDSQEYKPPKKIDTLSDD from the coding sequence ATGGAAGAGATTACATTAGAAAAAATTGATCTTATACGGGAACGCACCGGTTTATCATACCGCGAAGCCAAAGATGCTTTGGAAAGAAGCAATGGCAATGTAGTTGATGCCTTGATAGAATTAGAAGGGAAAAAACAGACTAGATGGACCGAAGAATTCAGCTTGAAATCAACAGAGGTTATAGACAAAGTAAAAGAATTACTCCATGAGGGCAATGTCAATAAGATACGAATTAAAAATGATGGTAAGACATTGGTTGAGATTCCAGTTTCTATCGGAGCGATTGGAGCAATTGCTTTGCCGCAATTGGCTGCTTTGGGGGTCTTAGTAGCCGTATTTAAACGTTGTACTATTGAAGTCGTCCGTGGTGAAGGTGGCGAAAACGCTGACGAGCAGCCGGTTGAAGATAGTCAGGAATATAAACCACCTAAGAAAATAGATACTTTATCCGATGACTAA
- a CDS encoding diacylglycerol kinase family protein, giving the protein MTKRGNLVNSFKCALAGIIYCVQRERNIKIHLAAAIMAFMLGWYLELSRVEFLLLGLYVMLVLIAEVVNTAIEVVVDLITPEYDLLAKAAKDIAAGAVLLAALASLIAGGLLFLPKLAILLGG; this is encoded by the coding sequence ATGACTAAAAGAGGTAATTTAGTGAATTCGTTCAAGTGCGCTTTAGCAGGAATTATTTACTGTGTACAGCGCGAGCGAAACATAAAAATTCATTTGGCAGCCGCAATTATGGCCTTTATGTTAGGCTGGTATTTAGAACTGTCGAGAGTAGAATTTTTACTTCTGGGACTATATGTTATGTTGGTACTTATAGCTGAGGTTGTCAACACGGCAATAGAAGTTGTTGTCGATCTTATTACCCCAGAGTATGACCTCTTAGCTAAGGCGGCGAAAGATATTGCTGCTGGAGCAGTATTATTAGCAGCGCTAGCCTCGCTAATAGCCGGAGGATTACTATTCTTGCCTAAGCTGGCGATTCTGTTAGGAGGATAA
- a CDS encoding PhoH family protein encodes MQRLTEQRITLNDSQEAFAILGRNDENLRLICESFTVKIMTRGDEITVIGNEDEVDKVAGLFNELLYIYRSGNAITVHDVRYSIRMIKEGQGAHLHQMFADTVLVTARGRHIKPKTLGQKRYLEAIRHNHVTFGIGPAGTGKTYLAVAMAAFSLKNKEVDRIVLTRPAVEAGEKLGFLPGDLQEKVDPYLRPLYDALYDILGAETFQKYMAKNIIEVAPLAYMRGRTLNDSFIILDEAQNTTPPQMKMFLTRLGFGSKMVVTGDITQIDLPANTPSGLKQAQQVFQDIPGIQCVSLTEHDVIRHEIVGRIIKAYDLYEQQDDGLGGVSKYDIIK; translated from the coding sequence TTGCAGCGGTTAACAGAGCAACGTATTACTTTAAACGATAGCCAAGAGGCTTTTGCCATCCTAGGGCGTAATGATGAGAATTTACGACTCATTTGTGAATCTTTTACTGTCAAAATTATGACGCGTGGTGACGAAATAACTGTTATCGGCAATGAAGACGAGGTTGATAAAGTTGCCGGATTATTTAACGAATTATTATATATATATCGATCCGGAAATGCCATTACCGTACATGACGTACGTTATAGTATTAGGATGATAAAGGAGGGGCAAGGAGCCCATCTGCATCAGATGTTTGCTGATACAGTACTAGTGACTGCTCGCGGCCGTCATATAAAGCCTAAGACGCTAGGGCAGAAGCGGTATCTTGAGGCCATCCGGCATAATCACGTAACCTTTGGTATAGGACCGGCAGGAACTGGGAAAACTTATCTTGCTGTGGCAATGGCAGCATTTTCCTTAAAGAACAAGGAAGTTGACCGTATAGTTTTGACCCGGCCAGCTGTAGAAGCAGGAGAAAAACTTGGATTTTTGCCGGGCGATTTACAGGAAAAGGTCGACCCATATCTTAGGCCTTTATATGATGCGCTCTATGACATTTTGGGGGCTGAAACCTTCCAAAAATATATGGCGAAAAACATTATTGAAGTAGCTCCACTTGCGTATATGCGTGGGCGAACTTTAAATGATTCATTTATAATTCTGGACGAGGCCCAAAATACTACCCCCCCGCAAATGAAAATGTTTTTAACTCGTCTTGGTTTTGGTTCAAAGATGGTAGTGACAGGTGATATAACCCAGATTGACTTGCCAGCCAACACTCCGTCAGGTCTCAAACAGGCCCAACAAGTTTTTCAGGATATTCCGGGGATCCAATGTGTTTCATTAACAGAACACGACGTCATCAGGCACGAAATTGTAGGCCGAATTATTAAAGCCTACGATTTATATGAGCAGCAAGATGATGGTTTGGGTGGAGTGAGTAAGTATGATATCATTAAATAA
- the yqfC gene encoding sporulation protein YqfC, translating into MPSRNRGLQKLAGILEIPQDIVLDLPRITMLGNKQILIENHKGIIEYTPSLVRIKVSQGELIINGNNLSLSNLQIEQILVEGTVRDVVYDI; encoded by the coding sequence ATGCCGAGTCGAAACAGAGGACTGCAAAAGCTGGCAGGAATTCTCGAGATACCGCAGGATATTGTTCTGGATTTACCGCGCATTACCATGTTGGGCAATAAGCAGATATTAATAGAAAATCATAAAGGTATTATCGAGTACACTCCATCGCTGGTACGTATTAAAGTTAGTCAAGGAGAATTAATTATAAACGGTAATAACTTATCGCTTAGCAATTTACAGATTGAGCAAATTCTTGTTGAGGGTACAGTGAGGGATGTTGTTTATGACATATAA
- the recO gene encoding DNA repair protein RecO has product MTQYQTEAILLAVRNWGEADKMVTLFSREHGKITAIAYGARRPKNRLASGMQPFMHINVSLASGNSLDYIKQYETINTFRELREKLDLLAYGAFIAELTAELCPDRQPEPQIFDLLEGIFKLLSQRNPRVASLAGAWQLLALTGFSPHYNKCTVCCKELVLPAYFSIASGGGVCSECRTPENFEFSMEVGKFLDNLLNLEWHNPGHFTVSGATLVETEKLFSCYLRYHIDKPLKSISFIREVMAAGR; this is encoded by the coding sequence ATGACACAGTATCAAACTGAAGCCATCTTGTTGGCTGTGCGCAATTGGGGTGAGGCCGACAAGATGGTTACTTTGTTTTCACGTGAGCATGGGAAAATTACGGCAATTGCTTACGGGGCAAGACGGCCGAAAAATCGTTTGGCTAGTGGGATGCAGCCATTTATGCATATTAACGTATCTTTAGCTTCAGGTAATAGCCTTGATTATATAAAACAATATGAAACAATAAATACTTTCCGAGAACTGCGGGAGAAACTGGATCTATTGGCTTATGGCGCCTTTATAGCCGAACTGACGGCAGAATTGTGTCCTGATCGTCAGCCGGAACCGCAAATTTTTGACTTGCTGGAAGGTATTTTTAAGCTGCTTTCACAACGAAACCCGCGGGTTGCTAGCTTAGCAGGTGCTTGGCAGCTCTTGGCTTTAACGGGTTTTTCGCCGCATTACAATAAATGTACCGTCTGCTGTAAGGAGTTAGTACTTCCTGCTTACTTTAGTATAGCTTCCGGCGGCGGTGTATGCTCGGAATGCCGTACTCCGGAGAATTTTGAGTTTAGCATGGAGGTTGGCAAATTCCTTGACAACTTATTAAATCTTGAATGGCATAATCCGGGCCATTTTACCGTTAGTGGCGCAACGCTTGTAGAGACCGAAAAGTTATTCAGCTGTTACTTAAGGTATCATATCGATAAGCCGCTGAAATCTATCTCTTTCATAAGAGAGGTTATGGCTGCGGGGCGATAG
- a CDS encoding cytidine deaminase, giving the protein MEKLINAAISARDDAYVPYSGFKVGAAVLTGNGDIYQGCNIENASYGLTNCAERTAIFKAVSEGQTNLKAIAVAADTEKPVAPCGACRQVIAEFKINKIIMCNLKGEKREVSLEELLPFSFSNTDLIGVEKK; this is encoded by the coding sequence ATGGAAAAATTAATAAATGCAGCAATTTCAGCACGGGATGACGCTTATGTACCATATTCGGGGTTCAAAGTTGGCGCGGCAGTTCTGACGGGAAATGGCGACATTTATCAAGGCTGTAATATTGAAAATGCATCTTATGGACTAACCAATTGCGCAGAACGGACGGCAATTTTTAAAGCTGTGTCAGAAGGGCAGACTAATTTAAAAGCAATAGCCGTTGCTGCTGATACTGAAAAACCTGTAGCGCCGTGCGGTGCTTGCCGGCAGGTTATCGCCGAATTTAAAATAAATAAGATTATAATGTGTAATTTGAAAGGCGAAAAACGGGAAGTCAGCCTTGAAGAACTTCTGCCGTTCTCGTTTAGTAATACGGATTTGATAGGAGTAGAGAAAAAATGA
- a CDS encoding GTPase Era — protein MNTSESYKSGFVSVIGRPNVGKSTLVNSLIGQKIAIMSDKPQTTRNRILCVLTTEDAQIVFMDTPGIHKPKHKLGEYMVETATRTLREVDVILFVVDATASLGAGEQFIMENLISVKTPVVLVVNKIDQVPKQELLPMIQKYTEAYDFAAVVPISALARTNLEVLVSEIKKYLEPGPQYYPEDMVTDQPERLIIAELIREKALHLTREEIPHAIAVDIEEITTRTNEDLYIRAVIYVERDSQKGIVIGAKGQLLKEIGQQARNDIETLLGSKAYLDLWVKVKKDWRNREGILKNFGYE, from the coding sequence ATGAATACTTCAGAGAGCTATAAATCTGGCTTTGTCTCGGTAATCGGCAGGCCTAATGTCGGTAAATCAACGTTAGTAAACAGCCTTATTGGCCAAAAGATTGCCATAATGTCGGACAAACCCCAAACGACGCGCAATCGGATTTTATGTGTGCTGACCACTGAAGATGCTCAGATTGTATTTATGGATACTCCCGGTATTCATAAGCCAAAACATAAATTAGGCGAGTATATGGTTGAGACGGCTACTCGGACTTTACGCGAAGTTGATGTCATTTTATTTGTTGTTGATGCAACCGCCTCGCTTGGGGCAGGCGAGCAGTTTATAATGGAAAACCTTATTTCAGTAAAGACCCCTGTTGTATTGGTTGTAAATAAAATCGATCAAGTACCAAAACAAGAGCTTTTACCAATGATCCAAAAATATACCGAGGCATACGACTTTGCTGCTGTTGTTCCAATATCGGCATTGGCGCGGACTAATCTTGAAGTTCTGGTTAGTGAAATAAAAAAATATCTTGAACCAGGACCGCAATATTATCCCGAAGATATGGTGACCGATCAGCCTGAACGCCTAATAATTGCTGAGCTCATAAGGGAGAAGGCACTGCACCTGACTCGGGAAGAAATCCCCCATGCTATTGCGGTCGATATCGAGGAAATAACGACTAGGACTAACGAAGATCTTTATATACGGGCCGTAATATATGTAGAGCGTGATTCCCAGAAGGGAATAGTAATTGGGGCAAAAGGGCAGTTGTTAAAAGAAATTGGTCAACAGGCAAGAAACGATATTGAAACATTGCTAGGGTCAAAAGCCTATCTTGATTTATGGGTAAAAGTAAAAAAAGATTGGCGTAATCGTGAAGGTATCCTTAAAAATTTTGGTTATGAATAA
- a CDS encoding HDIG domain-containing protein encodes MISLNNRLRNFFAQPASIYAKPTVRRIVLGLAFFFLFMVILSADFIPDKVSFQIGQVSDRDIIAPRTVSYVDNGKTKKLESEVLASVANVYDLDINVMARADESVTAIFNAARLVVSDYTLKSEEDWADKLRHSIKTSLSGATISALTELDETELAQAEEQTRNILRKYFQRGIRDDELDFARKHVVIETEELRLSKNVELVVAGVSQALLSPNYILNVKETEKRKQVALAGIEPVRETVKKGQVIVRRGDIVTGDQIHAMEELGLHKGQANELRIFGLTLFVLVIMALVMGYLYKFARPVYESDLKLVLLGLIILVALLLAKIAHYYSNFAAPLAAGALLAAILIDTRIGLLVSVALAMFFSVIVDHELRPVAVALVGSMAGVYSVSKMAHGYSVTRTGLWIAAVNFIVIAASGFVEQVNSSQVLMQGLLGVVSGIGAAVITTGLLPYLEQTFSITTPIKLLDLAQPNHPLLQRLLLEAPGTYHHSVLVGNMAETAADSIGADLVTVRVGAYYHDIGKIKRPFFFIENQVDSENPHDKIAPSLSTLIVTSHIKDGLDLCREYKIPQVIVDIIQQHHGTTLVSYFYKRATETEHGECVFETDFRYEGPRPQTKEAALIMLADASEAAVRSISKPNINRIEAMVRKIIRERLNDGQLDECDLTLKDLNTIGDVFIRVLSSMFHSRIEYPEAVKELEKRKGKNGNCNKQSTTKDECNAANGANDEGSTRKDC; translated from the coding sequence ATGATATCATTAAATAATCGGCTGCGGAATTTTTTTGCGCAACCGGCCAGCATTTATGCCAAGCCAACCGTCCGTCGCATTGTTTTAGGTTTGGCATTTTTTTTCTTGTTCATGGTGATTTTATCTGCTGATTTTATACCGGACAAGGTTTCGTTTCAGATTGGTCAGGTAAGTGACCGGGATATTATCGCGCCGCGGACCGTGTCGTATGTCGATAACGGTAAGACTAAAAAATTAGAGTCGGAAGTTCTGGCTAGTGTTGCTAATGTCTATGATTTAGATATTAATGTAATGGCTAGGGCTGATGAGAGTGTTACAGCAATTTTCAATGCTGCCCGGCTGGTTGTTTCCGATTATACACTAAAATCGGAAGAAGACTGGGCGGACAAACTCCGGCATAGTATCAAAACATCTTTATCAGGCGCAACAATCTCAGCACTTACCGAACTAGATGAAACTGAATTAGCACAGGCAGAAGAACAGACTCGTAACATTCTGCGCAAGTATTTTCAACGGGGTATTCGGGATGATGAGTTAGATTTTGCTAGAAAGCACGTGGTTATCGAAACCGAAGAACTGCGGCTATCAAAAAATGTTGAATTAGTTGTTGCAGGTGTTTCGCAAGCATTGTTAAGCCCGAATTATATTTTGAATGTCAAAGAAACGGAAAAGCGAAAACAGGTAGCGTTAGCTGGTATTGAGCCTGTTCGTGAGACAGTAAAAAAGGGGCAGGTTATTGTCCGCCGCGGTGATATAGTAACCGGTGATCAAATCCATGCCATGGAAGAACTTGGACTGCATAAAGGTCAGGCCAATGAACTGCGTATCTTCGGACTTACCCTATTTGTGCTTGTTATAATGGCCCTTGTTATGGGTTATTTGTATAAGTTTGCTCGCCCGGTATACGAAAGTGACTTGAAGTTAGTCTTACTTGGACTCATTATACTTGTCGCACTCCTATTGGCTAAAATTGCCCACTATTACTCAAATTTCGCAGCTCCCCTGGCAGCAGGGGCCCTACTCGCGGCTATTTTGATCGATACCAGAATCGGCCTTTTGGTTAGTGTTGCATTAGCGATGTTTTTCTCCGTAATCGTTGACCACGAGCTGAGACCCGTAGCTGTAGCTTTAGTTGGCAGTATGGCCGGTGTATATAGTGTTTCTAAAATGGCTCATGGTTATAGCGTCACTCGGACAGGGCTGTGGATTGCGGCTGTTAATTTTATTGTAATAGCAGCAAGCGGATTCGTAGAGCAGGTAAATAGCTCGCAAGTGTTAATGCAAGGCTTGTTAGGCGTTGTTAGCGGTATTGGGGCTGCGGTAATAACAACCGGGTTACTGCCTTATTTAGAGCAGACCTTTAGTATTACTACGCCAATAAAACTGCTAGATCTTGCCCAACCTAATCATCCGCTCTTGCAACGGCTCTTGCTGGAGGCGCCGGGTACATATCACCACAGTGTGTTAGTTGGTAACATGGCTGAAACGGCAGCCGATTCAATTGGTGCTGATTTGGTTACGGTAAGGGTTGGCGCTTACTATCACGATATTGGAAAGATTAAGAGACCTTTTTTCTTCATCGAGAATCAAGTTGATAGTGAGAATCCCCATGATAAGATAGCCCCGTCTTTAAGTACGTTAATCGTTACATCACATATTAAGGACGGTCTGGATCTTTGCCGTGAATATAAAATTCCTCAGGTTATCGTCGATATTATTCAGCAGCATCACGGAACTACATTAGTATCCTACTTCTATAAACGTGCTACTGAAACCGAACATGGCGAATGTGTTTTCGAAACTGACTTCCGATATGAAGGGCCTCGGCCGCAAACTAAGGAGGCCGCGCTGATTATGCTTGCAGATGCTTCAGAGGCTGCGGTAAGGTCAATATCTAAGCCTAACATCAACAGGATTGAGGCGATGGTCCGCAAAATAATCCGTGAGCGTCTTAATGACGGTCAATTAGATGAATGTGATTTAACATTGAAGGATCTTAATACCATAGGCGATGTTTTTATTAGAGTGCTGTCGAGCATGTTCCACAGTAGAATTGAGTATCCAGAGGCTGTTAAAGAACTGGAAAAGAGGAAGGGTAAAAATGGAAATTGTAATAAGCAATCTACAACAAAAGATGAGTGTAACGCCGCAAATGGAGCAAATGATGAAGGCAGTACTCGAAAAGACTGCTGA
- the ybeY gene encoding rRNA maturation RNase YbeY gives MEIVISNLQQKMSVTPQMEQMMKAVLEKTAEVHAIAEECEVSLVLVNDEYIHELNRDYRGIDRPTDVLSFALNEGEEPEVFDGPEESLLGDIIISLETAARQALEYNHSLERELAFLTVHGMLHLLGYDHEDENERKKMREQEENILLRMGISRK, from the coding sequence ATGGAAATTGTAATAAGCAATCTACAACAAAAGATGAGTGTAACGCCGCAAATGGAGCAAATGATGAAGGCAGTACTCGAAAAGACTGCTGAAGTTCATGCGATAGCTGAGGAATGCGAAGTTAGCCTGGTTTTGGTCAACGATGAATATATCCATGAATTAAACCGGGATTACCGTGGTATAGACCGTCCTACCGATGTTCTTTCTTTCGCGCTCAATGAGGGTGAAGAGCCGGAGGTTTTTGACGGTCCGGAAGAATCGCTGCTCGGTGATATTATTATTTCGCTTGAAACAGCTGCAAGACAAGCTCTAGAATATAATCATAGCTTGGAACGGGAGCTAGCCTTCTTGACAGTTCATGGTATGCTCCATCTCTTAGGTTACGACCATGAAGACGAAAATGAACGAAAGAAGATGCGTGAACAAGAGGAAAATATATTATTACGCATGGGAATATCAAGAAAATGA
- the yqfD gene encoding sporulation protein YqfD, with protein sequence MTYKLSNYIYGMVRVRIRGLMPEKFVNLCIAQHILLWDIVKRDDDLYANMRLNDFFRIRPITRVSQVRVRVVSYRGLPFIIKRIKRRKMMLVGASLSFILLNIMASYIWFVDVKGTKQLTTEMIKEIASQSGLKPGIVKDSVNAKQIEKTIQLNIPEIAWAGITFTGTRAEIEIVEKTMPKQQDNAPADIIAAKDGVIVEFIVLSGKPMVKKGDTVKKGDLLITGVVPEQITDNVSGQLDAANSPPQFVKAKGIAKARVWYETYGETELATPIYQRTGNREVAVNINIGSNKISLKSADLDPNAEFETEVIYKKLPKWRNSGVTVESEINIFHEVTTSWATRTIDEARDDARAKALAAVQNLIPETAYILSRTSEVLDTSEPNLVRVKVSVETIEEIGQSVVILSQ encoded by the coding sequence ATGACATATAAGTTATCTAATTATATCTACGGAATGGTTAGAGTAAGGATTAGAGGACTGATGCCCGAAAAGTTCGTTAATTTATGTATCGCACAGCATATTTTGCTATGGGATATTGTAAAGCGCGACGATGATTTATACGCTAATATGAGATTAAATGATTTTTTTAGAATTCGCCCCATAACTCGGGTTAGCCAGGTGCGTGTACGTGTGGTATCTTATCGGGGACTGCCATTCATTATTAAGCGCATAAAACGTCGTAAAATGATGCTTGTGGGGGCGAGTCTCAGCTTTATTTTGTTGAATATTATGGCATCATATATATGGTTTGTAGATGTAAAAGGCACTAAACAGCTCACTACTGAAATGATTAAGGAAATTGCCAGTCAAAGCGGTTTAAAGCCTGGTATTGTTAAAGATTCAGTTAATGCCAAACAAATAGAGAAGACAATTCAGCTTAATATTCCGGAAATAGCATGGGCGGGAATAACATTCACAGGTACACGCGCTGAAATTGAGATTGTTGAGAAAACCATGCCCAAACAGCAGGATAATGCGCCGGCCGATATTATTGCAGCTAAAGACGGAGTTATAGTAGAGTTTATTGTTTTGAGTGGCAAGCCTATGGTGAAAAAAGGCGATACTGTTAAGAAGGGTGATTTACTGATAACGGGGGTTGTTCCCGAGCAAATAACCGATAATGTATCTGGACAGCTGGATGCGGCCAATTCTCCTCCCCAGTTTGTGAAAGCGAAAGGTATTGCCAAAGCGCGTGTATGGTATGAGACATATGGAGAGACCGAACTGGCAACCCCGATATACCAGAGAACGGGCAATCGGGAAGTTGCTGTTAACATAAATATAGGAAGTAATAAAATTTCCCTTAAGAGCGCTGACCTTGATCCGAACGCTGAATTCGAAACAGAGGTAATATACAAAAAACTTCCTAAATGGAGGAATAGCGGGGTTACCGTCGAATCTGAAATTAATATCTTTCATGAAGTTACCACATCTTGGGCGACAAGAACTATTGACGAAGCAAGGGATGACGCAAGGGCTAAAGCGTTAGCGGCTGTCCAAAATCTAATTCCGGAAACTGCGTATATTTTATCTCGTACAAGTGAAGTATTGGACACCTCTGAACCAAATCTCGTCCGGGTGAAGGTTAGTGTGGAAACTATCGAAGAAATAGGCCAAAGTGTTGTAATATTGAGCCAATAA